In one window of Chanodichthys erythropterus isolate Z2021 chromosome 23, ASM2448905v1, whole genome shotgun sequence DNA:
- the LOC137013672 gene encoding dynein axonemal heavy chain 8-like, producing MGDAILGSHDLLNTTHYICSERRKFGPLGWNIPYEFNQADFTSSVQFVQNHLDDIDVKRGVNWNCLRYMLGEVQYGGRVTDDMDKRLLNTFARIWFGESMFGDKFCFYKGYTIPQARMLQDYHAHIDTLPLVDTPEVFGLHPNADITFQTNMANETLSTILNIQPKDSSSGEGETREESVQKMANEMLEKLPADYVPHEVRSSLQKMGAFQPMTIFLRQELDRMQRVIGRVRSTLTDLKLAIDGTIIMSEDLRDALDSMYDARVPKTWQKISWDSASLGFWFTELLERNQQFHNWTFNGRPNQFWLTGFFNPQGFLTAMRQETT from the exons ATGGGGGACGCCATATTGGGATCACATGACCTGCTGAACACTACTCACTATATCTGTAGT GAGAGACGCAAATTTGGTCCACTCGGCTGGAATATTCCCTATGAGTTCAACCAGGCTGATTTCACATCCAGTGTCCAGTTTGTGCAGAACCACCTGGATGATATCGATGTCAAGAGAGGAGTAAACTGGAATTGCCTGCGGTACATGCTGGGAGAG GTGCAGTATGGTGGGCGTGTCACAGATGACATGGACAAACGCCTGCTCAATACTTTCGCCCGTATCTGGTTTGGTGAGAGCATGTTTGGGGACAAATTTTGCTTCTATAAGGGATATACTATACCACAGGCCAGGATGCTACAGGATTACCATGCGCATATCGATACTCTGCCATTGGTTGATACACCTGAG GTATTTGGCCTCCACCCCAATGCTGACATCACTTTCCAGACCAACATGGCTAATGAAACCCTGAGTACTATCCTCAACATCCAGCCTAAAGACAGCAGCAGCGGGGAGGGTGAGACCAGGGAGGAGTCTGTCCAGAAAATGGCCAATGAGATGCTAGAAAAACTTCCTGCTGACTATGTGCCACACGAG GTGAGGAGTAGTCTACAAAAAATGGGTGCATTCCAGCCCATGACTATATTCCTTCGTCAAGAGCTTGACAGAATGCAGCGCGTCATTGGTCGTGTGCGCAGTACCCTCACCGACCTTAAACTTGCTATTGATG GGACTATCATAATGTCAGAGGATCTTCGTGACGCTCTGGACAGCATGTATGATGCACGTGTTCCAAAGACCTGGCAAAAGATCTCTTGGGATTCTGCGTCTCTGGGTTTCTGGTTCACTGAACTTCTTGAGAGGAACCAGCAGTTCCACAACTGGACATTTAATGGTCGACCTAATCAGTTTTGGCTCACAGGGTTTTTCAATCCACAG GGGTTCTTAACAGCAATGCGTCAAGAGACCACTTGA